A single window of Acidimicrobiales bacterium DNA harbors:
- a CDS encoding tRNA(Ile)-lysidine synthetase, translating to MKCRVCRGEAVIDIRRHNANFCAEHFLAYFRRQVQRAIENHRMFAKEDRILVAVSGGKDSLALWDVLLDLGYDASGLYLGLGIGGYSERSRMSARRFAQSKGALLIEEEVEDRLGGTIPEAAEKSRRSPCGVCGLTKRHLMDRVAVDKGFDVLATGHNLDDEAAVLFGNVIRWEMEYIARQRPVLPEGGGFPRKVKPLFRLTERETAAWCVIRGIDYVVEECPMAAGNRHLRYKELLDTLEEMSPGSKAEFVLGFIDRLSPLLGGDSPARELGTCSSCGAPTSSEVCAFCSLGERVRGAGRH from the coding sequence GTGAAGTGTCGTGTCTGCCGGGGTGAGGCGGTCATCGACATCAGAAGACACAACGCCAACTTCTGCGCAGAGCACTTCCTCGCGTACTTCCGCCGGCAGGTGCAGCGTGCGATCGAAAACCACCGCATGTTCGCCAAAGAGGATCGGATCCTCGTCGCCGTCTCTGGGGGAAAGGATTCACTGGCTCTCTGGGATGTCCTCCTCGATCTCGGCTACGACGCGAGCGGGCTGTATCTCGGCCTGGGCATCGGTGGGTATTCGGAGCGGTCCCGTATGTCGGCGCGACGGTTCGCGCAAAGCAAGGGCGCCCTACTGATAGAAGAAGAGGTCGAGGATCGCCTCGGAGGCACGATCCCCGAGGCAGCCGAGAAGTCCCGCAGGAGTCCGTGTGGCGTCTGTGGTCTCACCAAACGTCATCTCATGGACAGGGTGGCGGTGGACAAGGGTTTCGACGTTCTGGCCACCGGGCACAACCTCGACGACGAGGCGGCAGTCCTGTTCGGCAACGTGATCCGGTGGGAGATGGAGTACATCGCACGTCAGCGACCCGTGCTCCCGGAAGGAGGCGGGTTCCCCAGGAAGGTGAAACCGTTGTTCCGCCTCACCGAGCGCGAAACGGCGGCGTGGTGCGTGATCCGGGGAATCGACTATGTGGTCGAGGAGTGTCCGATGGCGGCAGGGAACCGACACCTGCGCTACAAGGAGCTACTGGACACTTTGGAGGAGATGTCTCCGGGTAGCAAGGCCGAGTTCGTCTTGGGTTTCATCGATCGGCTGTCGCCCCTGCTGGGAGGTGATTCACCCGCCCGAGAGCTAGGGACGTGCTCCTCCTGCGGGGCGCCCACCTCGTCGGAGGTGTGCGCTTTCTGCTCGCTCGGCGAACGGGTCCGGGGTGCGGGACGGCACTGA
- the pgl gene encoding 6-phosphogluconolactonase produces the protein MSRVGGGMGPDSQLGQVVETSDLPGEFSDRVIEAFHARMDDTFAIALSGAKGVERCYRRLAELGAREIDWWMVDVYWTEDRCVPRDHPGSSYRVVMENLLERVGAANALYPMDCSSGPHDYQLRLADLGRLDVVVVSLQPDGSIAGIAPGSPAARPDQSSLVSHGPFGPDGSEMLTLTTAGLSRARLLICLVSGAEARRAFDTLCSGRDDPPFPARNIRPGQTLWMLDSAS, from the coding sequence ATGAGCCGGGTGGGGGGTGGAATGGGACCCGACTCGCAGTTGGGGCAGGTCGTCGAGACTTCGGACCTTCCCGGAGAGTTCTCGGACCGCGTAATCGAGGCGTTCCATGCTCGCATGGACGACACCTTCGCCATCGCGCTCAGCGGTGCAAAGGGGGTGGAGCGTTGCTATCGGCGGCTCGCCGAGCTTGGTGCACGGGAGATCGACTGGTGGATGGTCGACGTCTATTGGACCGAGGATCGCTGCGTTCCCCGGGACCACCCTGGGAGCAGCTACCGGGTGGTCATGGAAAATCTCCTCGAACGCGTCGGTGCGGCGAACGCGCTCTACCCGATGGATTGCTCCTCTGGTCCGCACGACTACCAGTTGCGTCTGGCCGACCTCGGAAGGCTCGACGTGGTCGTGGTGTCTCTGCAGCCCGACGGATCGATTGCAGGGATAGCCCCTGGTTCACCGGCGGCTCGGCCGGACCAATCCTCGTTGGTTTCGCATGGTCCGTTCGGTCCGGACGGGTCCGAGATGCTCACGCTCACCACTGCAGGGCTGTCGCGAGCTCGACTCCTGATCTGCCTCGTCTCCGGGGCAGAAGCCCGACGTGCCTTCGACACGCTGTGTTCCGGCCGCGACGACCCTCCGTTCCCGGCCCGCAACATCCGCCCCGGACAGACTCTCTGGATGTTGGACTCTGCTTCGTAG
- the fbiC gene encoding FO synthase, whose translation MLTDPAGSDPDRLVETARLLRAEYHGNRVTWSPKVFIPLTMLCRDRCGYCTFAKPPARLLAPYLEIEEVLDIAVRGRDAGCREALFTLGERPEARYPDARDWLRKNGFDSTIHYLAEAAKIVTKETGLLAHANAGALYPDELADLRKVAPSQGMMLESLARLPCHEGSPDKTPERRLATLEAAGRLRIPFTTGLLVGIGETRRHRIDALLAIREAHLRWGHVQEVIIQNFLPKPGTAMHRHPPCPVDVLLETIALARLILPSEVHVQAPPNLVDDPVALLRAGADDWGGISPVTLDHVNPERPWPHVEELGDAARRSGYEMVARLTVHPRWVADAERWIDPALIPAVLASSDSEGLARDGWHAGGDTVPPRVLDVGPAADGPIAEVLSGVMQGEEPGEEELTVLFSARGREVAAVCEAADALRADLVGDEVTFVRNRNINYTNICTFKCRFCAFSKGPLSLNLRGTPYLLPLEEIARRAREAWDAGATEVCLQGGIHPDFDADYYLDVLRAVKAEVPEIHVHGFTALEIHEAVKRSGLDLADYLVQLRDAGLGTLPGTAAEILDDEVRRELCPDKVTTSEWLEVHEVAHSVGLRSNVTIMFGSIERPRSWARHLVATRELQKRTGGFTEFVPLPFVHMAAPIFLQGRARKGPTFREALLMHAVGRLAYGKLIPNIQVSWVKMGLAGVEQALRAGVNDLGGTLMDENISRAAGATHGQMMDLESMRSLVEAAGRRLVQRTTLYARVELV comes from the coding sequence ATGCTGACCGATCCGGCTGGATCAGATCCCGACCGGCTCGTGGAAACTGCTCGACTCTTGCGTGCCGAGTACCACGGCAACCGAGTGACTTGGTCGCCGAAAGTCTTCATACCCCTGACGATGCTGTGTCGCGACCGATGTGGCTATTGCACGTTCGCGAAGCCGCCCGCACGCCTCTTGGCTCCCTACCTCGAGATCGAGGAGGTGCTCGACATTGCCGTGCGCGGGCGAGACGCAGGCTGCCGCGAGGCCTTGTTCACGTTGGGTGAGAGGCCCGAGGCGAGGTACCCGGACGCCAGAGACTGGCTCCGCAAGAACGGGTTCGACTCGACCATCCACTACTTGGCCGAGGCCGCGAAGATCGTGACGAAGGAGACAGGACTGCTGGCGCACGCCAATGCCGGTGCCCTCTACCCCGACGAGTTGGCAGACCTCAGGAAGGTGGCACCGTCACAGGGAATGATGTTGGAGTCGCTGGCACGACTTCCTTGCCACGAGGGATCACCGGACAAGACCCCGGAGCGAAGGCTCGCGACTCTGGAGGCAGCAGGGCGTCTGCGCATCCCGTTCACGACAGGTCTCCTCGTAGGTATCGGAGAGACGCGCAGGCACCGCATCGATGCACTACTGGCCATAAGGGAGGCGCATCTCCGCTGGGGGCACGTCCAAGAGGTGATCATCCAGAACTTCCTTCCCAAGCCGGGGACGGCAATGCACCGTCATCCGCCGTGCCCGGTCGACGTCCTGCTGGAGACGATCGCGCTCGCGCGTCTGATACTCCCTTCCGAAGTGCACGTTCAGGCACCCCCAAACCTCGTAGACGATCCCGTCGCGTTGCTACGAGCCGGTGCAGACGACTGGGGCGGGATATCCCCCGTGACTCTGGATCACGTGAACCCCGAGCGGCCATGGCCGCACGTGGAAGAACTCGGTGACGCGGCGCGAAGGTCCGGTTACGAGATGGTGGCCAGGCTCACCGTACACCCGCGGTGGGTGGCAGACGCGGAGCGCTGGATCGATCCGGCGCTGATTCCGGCCGTCCTGGCGAGCAGCGACTCGGAGGGTCTGGCGCGCGACGGATGGCACGCCGGCGGCGACACCGTCCCACCTCGGGTACTCGACGTCGGCCCGGCCGCCGACGGTCCGATCGCCGAGGTGTTGTCGGGGGTGATGCAAGGTGAGGAGCCCGGCGAGGAAGAACTCACCGTCCTCTTCTCCGCCCGCGGACGAGAGGTGGCCGCCGTCTGCGAGGCCGCTGATGCCTTGCGAGCCGACCTGGTCGGTGACGAGGTCACCTTCGTGCGCAACCGGAACATCAACTACACGAACATCTGCACCTTCAAATGTCGGTTCTGCGCATTCTCGAAAGGCCCCCTGTCTTTGAACCTTCGGGGTACGCCCTACCTCCTGCCGCTGGAGGAGATAGCCAGGCGCGCCCGCGAGGCGTGGGATGCAGGGGCGACGGAGGTCTGCCTTCAGGGAGGCATCCATCCAGACTTCGATGCCGATTACTACCTAGACGTCCTCCGTGCCGTGAAGGCCGAGGTTCCCGAGATACATGTCCACGGTTTCACCGCGCTCGAGATACACGAGGCGGTGAAGCGGAGCGGTCTCGACTTGGCCGACTACCTGGTTCAGCTGCGAGACGCGGGGCTCGGGACTCTTCCGGGTACCGCAGCAGAGATCCTCGACGACGAAGTGCGGCGCGAACTGTGTCCCGACAAGGTCACCACCAGTGAATGGCTCGAGGTGCACGAGGTCGCGCACTCGGTAGGACTGCGGTCGAACGTGACGATCATGTTCGGCTCGATCGAGCGGCCCCGCTCCTGGGCCCGTCATCTGGTGGCCACCCGCGAGCTCCAAAAGAGGACGGGGGGATTCACCGAATTCGTGCCTCTCCCGTTTGTGCACATGGCGGCGCCGATCTTCCTCCAAGGGCGTGCCCGCAAGGGTCCAACGTTCCGCGAGGCTCTGCTGATGCACGCGGTCGGCCGCCTCGCGTACGGGAAACTGATCCCGAACATCCAGGTGTCTTGGGTGAAGATGGGCCTGGCTGGGGTCGAGCAGGCCCTTCGTGCGGGTGTGAACGACTTGGGCGGCACTCTGATGGACGAGAACATCTCACGTGCCGCCGGCGCGACACACGGCCAGATGATGGACCTCGAGAGCATGCGCAGTCTGGTCGAAGCAGCCGGCAGAAGGCTCGTGCAGCGGACCACCCTGTATGCACGGGTCGAACTCGTCTGA
- a CDS encoding hypothetical protein (possible pseudo, frameshifted) has protein sequence MLLDPPGSTYWKSWYQFVDRELAGRGLISREDLTFVRLAEEPRSATDWITEFYRVYHSQRYVGRRLILRLNRDVSDETLATLNEEFRDIVVSGHIERTAATPQEIEDGDNTELPRLALHFDRRSYARLRAMIDAINRDGDVEDPGRPSWSG, from the coding sequence GTGCTGCTCGACCCGCCCGGGTCGACGTATTGGAAGTCCTGGTACCAGTTCGTCGATCGGGAACTCGCGGGTCGCGGCCTCATCTCGAGAGAGGACCTGACCTTCGTCCGGCTTGCGGAAGAGCCTCGCTCCGCGACCGACTGGATCACCGAGTTCTACCGCGTCTACCACTCCCAACGCTACGTGGGGCGTCGCCTGATCCTGCGGTTGAATCGCGACGTTTCCGACGAGACACTCGCCACTCTGAACGAGGAGTTCCGAGACATCGTCGTCAGCGGCCACATCGAGAGGACCGCGGCGACACCGCAAGAGATCGAGGACGGCGACAACACGGAACTCCCGCGTCTGGCCTTGCACTTCGACCGTCGCTCCTACGCCAGACTCAGAGCGATGATCGATGCCATCAACCGGGACGGCGACGTCGAGGATCCGGGCCGACCTTCGTGGAGCGG
- a CDS encoding tRNA (adenine-N1)-methyltransferase yields the protein MGAAAELRSGDWVVFVDRKGRRALTRLREGQRFHSHRGWLDHDAVVGLKDGAAVRTSTGATLRVWRATLADYVLKMRRGAQVVYPKDLAQIVFMADIQPGVHVVEAGVGSGALSMALLRAGARVTAYEIREDFASLARENVTAFLGEEALQRWTLRCCDIYEGIAERDVDRILLDLPEPWRVVEHASESLRPGGIILAYTPSVMQVSQFRDALAAHGFELAETVEVLVRPWHVEHMAVRPDHRMVAHTGFISCGRLPGDVTPRAR from the coding sequence ATGGGTGCAGCGGCCGAGTTGCGTTCAGGTGATTGGGTCGTCTTCGTCGACCGAAAGGGCCGGCGCGCCCTCACTCGGCTCAGGGAGGGTCAGCGGTTCCATTCCCACCGCGGTTGGTTGGATCACGACGCAGTGGTCGGGCTTAAAGACGGCGCGGCCGTCCGGACGAGCACAGGAGCGACACTGCGCGTCTGGCGAGCCACGTTGGCGGACTACGTCCTGAAGATGCGGCGAGGAGCACAGGTCGTCTATCCGAAGGACCTCGCCCAGATCGTATTCATGGCGGACATTCAGCCCGGCGTCCACGTGGTGGAGGCGGGCGTGGGATCGGGAGCGCTGAGCATGGCCCTATTGAGAGCCGGCGCCCGAGTGACGGCCTACGAGATCCGAGAGGACTTCGCGAGCCTGGCCCGAGAGAACGTGACGGCGTTCCTCGGAGAGGAGGCGCTGCAACGGTGGACTCTGCGCTGCTGCGACATCTACGAGGGCATCGCTGAACGAGATGTGGACCGGATCCTGCTCGACCTCCCCGAGCCGTGGAGGGTCGTCGAGCATGCCAGCGAATCCCTGCGTCCCGGCGGGATCATCCTGGCCTACACCCCCTCGGTGATGCAGGTCTCACAGTTCCGGGATGCGCTGGCCGCTCACGGTTTCGAACTCGCAGAGACGGTCGAAGTGCTGGTGCGCCCTTGGCACGTGGAGCACATGGCCGTCCGGCCGGACCACCGTATGGTGGCTCACACGGGGTTCATCTCGTGCGGGAGGCTTCCAGGAGACGTCACTCCTCGAGCTCGATGA
- a CDS encoding thiamine biosynthesis protein ThiS, whose product MHVRLRNPDRTVQVPGPMRVEELLRTLGIRRESVLVIANDELVPSDRVLDDAAEVEIRPVISGGST is encoded by the coding sequence GTGCACGTCAGGCTTCGCAACCCCGACCGGACGGTTCAGGTCCCCGGACCGATGCGCGTGGAAGAGCTCCTCCGAACCTTGGGTATCCGCCGAGAATCCGTCCTCGTGATCGCAAACGACGAACTGGTGCCGTCGGACAGGGTGCTCGACGACGCCGCCGAAGTGGAGATTCGACCAGTGATCTCTGGAGGCTCCACGTGA
- the tal gene encoding transaldolase, whose amino-acid sequence MGRLHDLYRICGQSPWIDDIRREWFEDGTLDRLLRAGVRGLTSNPTIFQRAVTTSDTYDADIVRMRAQGMGPEDTLWELMVNDIRRAADALAEVYRSSSSSDGFVSIELDPRLANDTGGTVEAARRLWERVSRPNLLVKVPGTREGVDAVRELVRLGVNVNVTLLFSVERYREVAVAYIEGLEQRAGDLSEVSGVASFFVSRVDTACDELLVASDDQRARLLLGRVAVANARMAYRLFREVFSSERWRALAARGARPQLPLWASTSTKNPAYSRTKYVDELIAPDTVNTMPMETLEAFESSGRLERAIDEDDTADRAVLEGLSSVGIDLGEVTRRLEEDGVRAFVVSFESLLHSLDTKAAALTS is encoded by the coding sequence GTGGGTCGACTACACGACCTCTACCGAATCTGTGGGCAGAGCCCTTGGATCGACGACATAAGGAGGGAGTGGTTCGAGGACGGGACACTGGATCGACTTCTGCGAGCGGGAGTGCGCGGCCTCACCTCCAACCCGACCATCTTTCAGCGCGCGGTGACGACGTCGGACACCTACGACGCCGACATAGTCCGGATGCGAGCGCAGGGCATGGGACCCGAGGACACCCTGTGGGAGCTGATGGTGAACGACATCCGACGAGCCGCCGACGCGCTCGCCGAGGTGTACCGGTCGAGTTCGAGTAGCGACGGATTCGTTTCTATAGAGCTGGATCCGCGACTCGCGAATGACACCGGCGGGACCGTGGAGGCAGCTCGTCGGCTCTGGGAGCGCGTCTCGAGACCGAACCTGTTGGTGAAGGTGCCGGGAACCCGTGAGGGTGTCGACGCCGTCCGGGAGCTGGTGCGGCTCGGCGTCAACGTGAACGTGACTCTCTTGTTCTCGGTAGAGCGCTACCGAGAGGTCGCCGTCGCCTACATCGAGGGTCTCGAGCAGCGGGCGGGAGACCTGTCGGAGGTCTCGGGCGTCGCGTCGTTCTTCGTGAGCCGCGTCGACACTGCCTGTGACGAGCTCCTCGTCGCGTCGGACGACCAACGTGCACGACTTCTGTTGGGCCGAGTGGCGGTCGCCAACGCCAGGATGGCCTACCGGCTGTTCCGCGAGGTGTTCTCGTCTGAGAGGTGGAGGGCGTTGGCTGCCAGAGGAGCCCGTCCGCAGCTACCCCTCTGGGCATCCACGTCGACGAAAAACCCTGCCTACTCCCGCACCAAGTACGTCGACGAGCTGATCGCACCCGACACGGTGAACACCATGCCGATGGAGACGTTGGAAGCCTTCGAGAGCTCGGGCCGCCTCGAACGTGCAATCGACGAGGACGACACAGCAGACCGGGCCGTCCTCGAAGGGCTGTCGTCTGTGGGCATCGATCTGGGAGAGGTCACTCGGCGGCTCGAAGAGGACGGCGTTCGCGCCTTCGTCGTCTCTTTCGAGAGCCTGCTTCATTCCCTCGATACCAAGGCGGCTGCCCTCACCTCATGA
- a CDS encoding acetyl-CoA synthetase: protein MTASGVVTSLDKLFEPRGVVVVGASTHPGKFGFVALHNILSAGFQGRVAAVNRDGGTVLGLQTVKSLADLEPGAYDLAFVCTPPSTLPEIVDQAAAIGVSCVYLTTAGFREASEDGARAEAALVQRARERGVVLIGPNGQGVVSTPVGLWAQIVAPYPPRGSIGIVSQSGNFVSSFMNLARFHEVGVSRAVSVGNAAMVSVADVLEWLAEDPHTSVCLAYVEGVGDGRRFREVLSATCRRKPVVLVKGGATERGARAASSHTGSLATDHRTFTGVCRQAGAVLVDDVERAFDMAAAFATMPLPKGPRLVVVSTVGGWGVVAADTVSRTALDLLELPDDLRCELDSHLPARWSRNNPIDLAGGETRDTVPQVLETVAKHPDVDSVVLLGVGIQSNQGRAEREGPFWPGEGLDRIVAFHERQDRRYVRTALDLAREVGKPIAVATELAIADRSNPAIREAVAAGGFVFPSAQRAVVALGEMWRHARRVAHD from the coding sequence ATGACCGCCTCGGGAGTGGTGACGTCTCTGGACAAGCTGTTCGAACCGCGCGGTGTCGTGGTCGTCGGAGCCTCGACCCATCCCGGCAAGTTCGGCTTCGTCGCCCTCCACAACATCCTGTCCGCAGGATTCCAAGGGCGCGTGGCGGCGGTGAATCGGGATGGTGGGACCGTGCTCGGACTCCAGACGGTGAAGTCACTAGCAGACCTCGAGCCCGGCGCGTACGACTTGGCATTCGTCTGCACCCCACCCTCGACGCTCCCGGAGATCGTCGACCAAGCCGCTGCGATTGGGGTCTCCTGCGTATATCTCACCACGGCCGGCTTCAGGGAGGCCTCAGAAGACGGAGCCCGCGCCGAAGCGGCACTCGTGCAGAGGGCTCGCGAGAGAGGTGTCGTCCTGATAGGCCCGAATGGGCAGGGTGTGGTCTCGACGCCCGTCGGCCTGTGGGCACAGATCGTGGCTCCCTATCCACCACGGGGATCGATCGGCATCGTCAGCCAGTCCGGCAACTTCGTATCCTCATTCATGAACCTTGCGCGGTTCCACGAGGTGGGAGTCTCCAGAGCAGTCTCCGTCGGGAACGCAGCCATGGTCTCCGTCGCCGACGTCCTCGAGTGGCTCGCAGAGGATCCTCATACCTCCGTCTGTCTCGCTTACGTGGAGGGCGTCGGAGATGGTCGTCGGTTCAGAGAGGTGCTCTCCGCCACGTGCAGGAGGAAGCCTGTGGTCCTGGTGAAGGGCGGAGCGACCGAGCGTGGCGCCAGGGCCGCCTCTTCCCACACGGGGTCTTTGGCGACGGACCACCGCACGTTCACAGGCGTGTGCCGCCAGGCCGGAGCGGTGCTCGTCGATGACGTGGAGAGAGCGTTCGACATGGCGGCCGCCTTCGCGACGATGCCGCTGCCGAAGGGTCCACGACTGGTGGTCGTGAGCACCGTCGGTGGTTGGGGGGTGGTGGCTGCCGACACGGTGTCTCGCACGGCCTTGGATCTACTCGAATTGCCTGACGATCTTCGCTGTGAGCTCGATTCGCACTTGCCGGCTCGCTGGAGTCGGAACAACCCGATCGACCTCGCGGGTGGGGAGACGCGGGACACCGTGCCTCAGGTGCTCGAGACGGTGGCGAAGCATCCCGATGTCGACTCCGTCGTCTTGCTCGGTGTGGGGATCCAGTCGAACCAAGGACGTGCAGAGCGAGAGGGACCGTTCTGGCCCGGCGAAGGCCTGGACCGGATCGTCGCCTTCCACGAGCGGCAGGACAGGAGGTACGTCCGGACGGCCTTGGATCTCGCCCGGGAAGTCGGCAAGCCGATCGCCGTGGCGACGGAGCTGGCGATCGCCGATCGCTCGAACCCGGCGATCAGGGAGGCCGTCGCGGCGGGAGGGTTCGTCTTTCCGTCCGCCCAGCGAGCCGTAGTTGCTCTCGGGGAGATGTGGCGCCACGCCAGACGGGTCGCTCACGACTGA
- the tkt gene encoding transketolase — protein sequence MTLGPEEAEGAVTITAVEQRAINVIRGIAMDAPQAARSGHPGTAMALAPLAVALWGRIMKYDPTRPDWPDRDRFILSAGHASILLYTMLHLTGYDLSLDDLRAFRQLGSRTPGHPEASANTPGVEVTTGPLGQGLANGVGMALAERHLRHRWGSHIFDHWTFVVCSDGDLQEGISHEAASLAGHLRLDRLVVIYDDNRISIDGPTELAFSDDTAKRFEAYGWHVEQVGDVGDDVDAIEAGIRRAMEAPRPSLVVLRTHIGWPSPTFTDTAAAHGSPLGEDEVRATKQIIGLPEEETFWVPEDVLAYFAEAARRASSGRPEWEKRLESALASDPALEAALAGRGIDGWEQKLPTFEPGGKIATRKASQQCLNSIADVVPGLVAGGADLTGNVGVLLEGHGVQSANDPGGRLIHYGVREHAMAAVMNGMALHGGVLPVGGTFFVFTDYMRPALRLAALSRAHVIHCWSHDSVGVGEDGPTHQPIEHLASLRAMPGFRIFRPADANETVQAWKLAIEHDGPVGLVLTRQDVPVLEGTRESDGVKRGAYVLYREKSSPPVVVLVGSGSELAVCAEAASSLEAKGVSVRVVSMPCWDLFETQDEGYKREVLPPGVPVVAVEAASSFGWCRWADAVVGIDRFGASAPGTEVMRNLGMTPERVEDVALDLLRRSA from the coding sequence GTGACGCTGGGGCCCGAAGAGGCGGAAGGGGCAGTGACGATCACCGCTGTCGAGCAACGTGCAATCAACGTCATCCGTGGCATAGCGATGGACGCGCCGCAAGCGGCGCGTTCGGGACATCCGGGGACCGCCATGGCTCTCGCGCCTCTGGCGGTCGCCCTGTGGGGAAGGATCATGAAGTACGACCCCACGCGTCCCGACTGGCCCGACCGCGACCGCTTCATTTTGTCTGCAGGCCACGCGTCGATCCTGCTCTACACCATGCTCCACCTCACCGGCTACGACTTGAGCCTCGACGATCTGCGCGCGTTCAGACAGTTGGGCAGTCGCACGCCGGGGCATCCGGAAGCTTCCGCGAACACGCCGGGCGTGGAAGTGACCACCGGCCCGTTGGGACAGGGGCTGGCCAACGGAGTCGGAATGGCCCTGGCCGAGAGACACCTGAGGCACCGGTGGGGTTCGCACATCTTCGACCACTGGACTTTCGTGGTGTGCTCGGACGGTGACCTCCAAGAAGGGATCAGCCATGAGGCCGCCTCGCTTGCGGGGCACCTCAGACTCGATCGGCTGGTCGTGATCTACGACGACAACAGGATCTCGATAGACGGACCGACCGAGCTGGCGTTCTCGGACGACACCGCCAAGCGCTTCGAGGCGTACGGCTGGCACGTCGAGCAGGTGGGTGACGTCGGCGACGACGTGGACGCCATCGAGGCAGGTATCAGGCGGGCGATGGAAGCCCCCCGACCTTCCTTGGTCGTACTCCGCACGCACATCGGGTGGCCCTCGCCGACGTTCACCGACACCGCCGCGGCGCACGGTTCGCCGCTGGGCGAGGACGAGGTTCGTGCCACCAAACAGATAATCGGCCTCCCCGAGGAAGAGACCTTCTGGGTCCCCGAAGACGTACTGGCTTATTTCGCCGAAGCCGCCAGGCGAGCGTCGTCCGGTCGTCCCGAATGGGAGAAGCGCCTCGAATCGGCGTTGGCGAGCGATCCCGCACTCGAGGCCGCCCTTGCGGGAAGGGGCATCGACGGGTGGGAACAGAAGCTTCCCACCTTCGAACCGGGTGGAAAGATCGCGACGAGGAAGGCCAGTCAACAGTGCCTGAACTCCATCGCGGACGTGGTCCCGGGTCTGGTCGCCGGAGGAGCCGATCTGACCGGCAATGTAGGTGTGTTGCTGGAGGGTCACGGCGTCCAGTCCGCGAACGATCCGGGCGGACGCCTCATCCACTACGGGGTCAGGGAACACGCCATGGCCGCAGTGATGAACGGCATGGCGCTTCACGGAGGTGTGCTGCCGGTCGGTGGAACCTTCTTCGTCTTCACCGACTACATGAGACCTGCGCTGCGGTTGGCAGCGCTGTCGAGGGCTCACGTGATCCACTGCTGGAGCCATGACTCGGTCGGCGTGGGTGAAGACGGTCCCACCCACCAACCCATCGAGCATCTGGCTTCGCTGCGTGCCATGCCCGGGTTCCGCATCTTCCGCCCTGCGGACGCGAACGAGACGGTGCAGGCCTGGAAGCTGGCGATCGAACACGACGGCCCGGTCGGGTTGGTCCTCACACGCCAAGACGTCCCGGTTCTCGAAGGCACGAGGGAGAGCGACGGCGTGAAGAGGGGCGCTTACGTGCTGTACAGGGAGAAGAGCTCTCCCCCGGTCGTCGTTCTCGTCGGCTCGGGCAGCGAGCTCGCCGTCTGCGCCGAGGCTGCTTCGTCCCTGGAAGCCAAGGGGGTGTCGGTTCGCGTGGTGAGCATGCCCTGTTGGGACCTCTTCGAAACTCAAGACGAGGGCTACAAGAGAGAGGTCCTCCCACCGGGTGTTCCCGTCGTCGCCGTCGAGGCCGCGAGCAGCTTCGGATGGTGTCGGTGGGCAGACGCCGTGGTCGGCATAGACCGCTTCGGCGCGAGTGCTCCCGGGACAGAGGTCATGCGCAACCTGGGGATGACTCCGGAGCGCGTGGAGGACGTGGCGTTGGATCTGCTCCGACGCTCGGCGTGA